The Montipora capricornis isolate CH-2021 chromosome 6, ASM3666992v2, whole genome shotgun sequence genome has a window encoding:
- the LOC138051000 gene encoding uncharacterized protein gives MEESARDEVDCNQTESTETIIAKVRTFLREGCGCHRGLTGVVIYRPPDSPADWINSFGNDSNVLILGDFNMPNINWIEGSGFSNALDLADFCDFLGDKNLFQLVTEPTRAHNILDLVITNMEDSISSLEVSKDLSIPSDHYSVIFDLQISHWKIKSSLRVVYNFKKGDFDSLRSLLKSTSFDDIFQNNDIETFCSTWKQRFIEAGDKCIPKLRLKSANTSPWIDGEVIHSINKRNTFRRKAAKNNTTGVWERVKQLRRETKYLIRAKFNGYVQKLTSSASGLNKNKIWSFFKAKTSKGSIPATVVHNGIKLSSLDKAEAFNNFFASTFQQPSLSSALPSIHPVTTSLLSDIQFIVPEVLQNLLSLDVSKSAGPYGIPARLLRECAVQIAPSLTDLYNLSLSSGKIPTELKTANLRRSNT, from the exons ATGGAGGAATCAGCAAGAGATGAGGTGGACTGCAATCAGACTGAAAGTACGGAAACTATCATTGCTAAAGTGCGAACGTTTCTGCGAGAAGGGTGTGGATGTCATCGAGGATTAACAGGTG TAGTTATCTACAGACCTCCCGATTCCCCTGCTGActggataaacagctttggaAACGATTCTAATGTTTTGATTCTTGGCGACTTCAACATGCCCAACATTAACTGGATCGAGGGCTCTGGATTCTCGAATGCATTAGATCTGGCTGATTTTTGTGACTTTCTTGGTgacaaaaatttatttcaacTAGTCACTGAGCCGACCAGAGCTCACAATATCTTGGATCTTGTTATTACTAATATGGAGGATTCTATTTCAAGTTTAGAAGTTTCCAAAGACTTGTCTATTCCATCAGACCATTATTCCGTGATATTTGACTTGCAAATTTCCCACtggaaaataaaatcaagtttaaGAGTTGTTTACAACTTTAAGAAAGGAGACTTTGATTCCTTGAGGTCACTGCTTAAATCAACGTCTTTTGATGACATTTTTCAGAACAATGACATTGAAACTTTCTGTTCTACTTGGAAACAAAGATTTATTGAAGCCGGCGACAAATGTATTCCCAAGTTAAGGCTGAAAAGCGCAAACACTTCACCGTGGATTGATGGTGAAGTCATTCATTCTATTAATAAGCGCAACACCTTCAGAAGAAAAGCAGCTAAAAATAATACCACAGGCGTATGGGAAAGAGTGAAGCAATTGCGTCGGGAAACAAAATACCTTATCAGAGCCAAATTTAACGGCTATGTACAGAAGCTCACTTCAAGCGCTTCTGGACTCAACAAGAATAAGATTTGGTCCTTTTTTAAGGCTAAGACCAGTAAGGGTTCAATACCCGCAACTGTTGTGCACAATGGGATAAAGTTATCTTCTCTTGATAAAGCGGAAGCTTTTAATAACTTCTTTGCTTCCACTTTCCAGCAACCAAGTCTGTCGTCTGCTCTACCTTCCATACATCCTGTTACTACCTCCCTCTTATCAGATATTCAATTTATTGTACCTGAAGTTTTACAGAATCTGCTTTCTTTGGATGTTTCCAAATCAGCTGGACCTTATGGTATACCAGCGCGCCTCCTCAGAGAGTGTGCTGTGCAGATTGCTCCATCCTTGACCGACCTTTATAACTTGTCGCTGTCCAGTGGTAAAATTCCAACTGAATTGAAAACAGCCAATTTGCGAAGAAGCAACACGTAA